From a single Paraburkholderia sp. D15 genomic region:
- a CDS encoding response regulator, which yields MRLLLVEDDDLIGCGIEAGLRQSGFTVDWARDGHQAGLALDTTAYALVILDLGLPRVSGMDLLKRLRDAGKDVPVLVLTAKGTVVDRVNGLEAGADDYLGKPFDLTELIARCRALLRRAQGRSVELIRYQELTVNPSAQTVELGGSRVPLTSREWAILMQLLTHQGIPQSRARLEESLYGWQEEIESNAIEVHVSNLRKKLGARLIRTVRNIGYVVEKA from the coding sequence ATGCGCTTACTTCTCGTGGAAGACGACGACCTGATCGGCTGCGGCATCGAGGCCGGTTTGCGCCAGTCAGGCTTCACCGTCGACTGGGCGCGCGACGGTCATCAAGCGGGCCTCGCGCTCGACACCACCGCCTATGCGCTCGTCATACTCGACCTCGGTCTGCCGCGTGTCTCCGGCATGGATCTGCTCAAGCGTCTGCGCGACGCCGGCAAGGACGTGCCGGTGCTGGTGCTGACCGCCAAGGGCACGGTGGTCGACCGCGTGAACGGCCTCGAAGCCGGCGCCGACGACTACCTCGGCAAGCCCTTCGATCTGACCGAACTGATCGCCCGCTGCCGCGCGCTGCTGCGCCGCGCGCAAGGCCGCAGCGTCGAGCTGATCCGCTATCAGGAACTGACCGTCAATCCGAGCGCGCAAACGGTCGAGCTCGGCGGCTCGCGGGTGCCGCTCACCTCGCGCGAATGGGCGATCCTGATGCAGTTGCTGACCCATCAGGGCATTCCGCAATCGCGCGCACGGCTGGAGGAAAGTCTGTACGGCTGGCAGGAAGAAATCGAGAGCAACGCGATCGAGGTGCACGTGTCCAATCTGCGCAAGAAACTCGGCGCACGGCTGATCCGTACCGTGCGCAATATCGGCTACGTGGTGGAGAAGGCGTGA
- the hpnK gene encoding hopanoid biosynthesis-associated protein HpnK: MAVKPRALIVTADDFGLHPRVNEAVERAHRDGVLRAASLMTGAPAAADAVARARALPGLRVGLHLVLADGAALAPRAAIAALLDEHGRFGDDMVRAGVRFFFLPWVRRQLAREIRAQFDAFARTGLTLDHVNTHKHFHLHPTVLGLILDIGREYGMRAMRLPFEAGAPWWLKPWIARVRARLDRAGIAHNDYVVGIAASGRMDEAAWLAALADLPDGVGEIYCHPALAGERALSDGMRAYRHADELQALLSPRVAAAIRASGARLGGFGDVLAG, encoded by the coding sequence ATGGCGGTTAAGCCGCGCGCGCTGATCGTCACCGCCGACGATTTCGGTCTGCACCCGCGCGTGAACGAGGCGGTCGAGCGCGCGCATCGCGACGGCGTGCTGCGCGCCGCGAGCCTGATGACCGGCGCCCCGGCCGCCGCCGATGCGGTGGCGCGCGCCCGCGCGTTGCCGGGCCTGCGGGTCGGCCTGCATCTGGTGCTCGCCGACGGCGCCGCGCTTGCGCCGCGCGCCGCGATCGCCGCCCTGCTCGACGAGCACGGCCGTTTCGGCGACGACATGGTGCGCGCCGGCGTGCGGTTTTTCTTCCTGCCCTGGGTGCGCCGGCAGCTCGCGCGCGAAATTCGCGCGCAGTTCGACGCGTTCGCCCGAACCGGCCTGACGCTCGACCACGTCAACACGCACAAGCATTTCCATCTGCATCCGACGGTGCTCGGGTTGATCCTCGACATCGGCCGCGAATACGGGATGCGCGCGATGCGCCTGCCGTTCGAGGCGGGCGCGCCGTGGTGGCTGAAACCGTGGATCGCCAGGGTGCGCGCGCGGCTCGATCGCGCGGGCATCGCGCATAACGACTACGTCGTGGGCATTGCCGCGAGCGGCCGGATGGACGAGGCGGCCTGGCTGGCGGCGCTGGCCGACCTGCCGGACGGCGTCGGCGAGATTTACTGCCATCCCGCGCTGGCGGGCGAGCGCGCGCTGAGCGACGGCATGCGCGCGTACCGGCACGCGGACGAATTGCAGGCGCTGCTGTCGCCGCGGGTGGCCGCCGCGATCCGTGCGAGCGGGGCGCGTCTGGGCGGTTTTGGGGACGTGCTGGCGGGCTAG
- the hpnI gene encoding bacteriohopanetetrol glucosamine biosynthesis glycosyltransferase HpnI, whose protein sequence is MAAHAIAAWQWLLLAGCVSASAYAMVAAVAMPFFGARRGGGQGRGQGRGRRPGAVRPSSVAVPSFTSLTSLTSLPCYSFADVGVSVLKPLCGAEPRLYENLRTFCEQRHGRFQLVLGVSSPDDPAIAVVRRLQAAYPRCDIELAIDTRVHGSNLKVSNLINMAEHARHDVIVIADSDIAVQADYLDSVAAPLADPRVGVVTCLYVARGVGGFWPRVGALFINEWFAPSVRVAHAAGSRRFGFGATLALRRATLERIGGFGALKDCLADDYWLAEHVRALGLPTVLSRVMVATDVIEPTFAALWQRETRWLRTIRSVNPLGFLSLPVTFTSPWLMAGAWLAGTLAAAPRGAHAWTMEWAAAASVAATLAGGIARLLLHWRAARHERTFWRDLPLVPLRDTLLMFQWLAGAFGSHVTWRGMRVPVEASAAGSAFSATSATASTPHVSNPHAATPGAINILDVMETSDGG, encoded by the coding sequence ATGGCGGCTCACGCAATCGCGGCATGGCAATGGCTACTGCTGGCGGGTTGCGTCAGCGCATCGGCGTATGCGATGGTGGCCGCGGTGGCAATGCCGTTTTTCGGCGCACGGCGAGGGGGCGGGCAAGGGCGAGGGCAGGGTCGGGGTCGCCGGCCAGGCGCCGTGAGGCCGTCGAGCGTCGCGGTCCCGTCCTTCACCTCGCTCACCTCGCTCACGTCGCTTCCGTGCTATTCCTTCGCCGATGTCGGCGTCAGCGTGCTCAAGCCCCTGTGCGGCGCCGAGCCGCGTCTCTATGAAAATCTGCGCACGTTCTGCGAGCAGCGCCACGGACGTTTCCAGCTGGTGCTCGGCGTGTCGTCGCCGGACGATCCCGCGATCGCCGTGGTTCGTCGTCTGCAGGCCGCGTATCCGCGCTGCGACATCGAACTCGCGATCGACACGCGCGTGCACGGCAGCAATCTCAAGGTCAGCAACCTGATCAACATGGCGGAGCACGCGCGCCACGACGTGATCGTGATCGCCGACAGCGACATCGCCGTGCAAGCCGATTATCTCGACAGCGTGGCCGCGCCGCTCGCGGACCCGCGCGTCGGCGTGGTCACGTGCCTGTACGTCGCGCGCGGCGTCGGCGGATTCTGGCCGCGGGTGGGCGCGCTGTTCATCAACGAGTGGTTCGCGCCGTCGGTGCGCGTCGCGCATGCGGCCGGCTCGCGGCGTTTCGGTTTCGGCGCGACGCTGGCCTTGCGGCGCGCGACGCTCGAACGGATCGGCGGTTTCGGCGCACTGAAAGACTGTCTCGCGGACGACTACTGGCTCGCCGAACACGTCCGCGCGCTCGGACTGCCGACGGTGCTCTCGCGCGTGATGGTCGCCACCGACGTGATCGAGCCGACCTTCGCCGCGCTGTGGCAGCGCGAGACGCGCTGGTTGCGCACGATCCGCTCGGTGAATCCGCTGGGCTTCCTGTCGCTGCCGGTCACGTTCACGTCGCCGTGGCTGATGGCGGGCGCGTGGCTCGCGGGCACGCTGGCGGCGGCGCCGCGCGGCGCGCACGCCTGGACGATGGAGTGGGCCGCGGCCGCGAGCGTTGCGGCGACGCTGGCGGGCGGCATCGCGCGTCTGTTGCTGCACTGGCGCGCCGCGCGGCATGAACGGACGTTCTGGCGCGATCTGCCGCTCGTGCCGTTGCGCGACACGCTGCTGATGTTCCAGTGGCTCGCGGGGGCGTTCGGCTCGCACGTGACATGGCGGGGCATGCGCGTGCCGGTGGAGGCGTCCGCTGCCGGCTCCGCGTTTTCCGCGACCTCGGCGACCGCTTCGACGCCGCATGTCTCGAATCCGCACGCCGCGACGCCCGGCGCAATCAACATACTGGACGTGATGGAGACTTCCGATGGCGGTTAA
- a CDS encoding ProQ/FinO family protein, with product MGFEQLAELKKQLAAARAEAAPAAKPDAKPGSKPGAKPAGKAGNRADGRADSKADARPSRKPAPPRRHAHQAPHAEANAQGGASAQARPAAHAKPAADAKPVDPVVKSIGRLQKRFPVAFPKNPAPKLPLKVGIFEDLVVHAKELSLTEAELRDAIKTWCRGSRYWKCLVEGAARVDLTGAEAGTVSAQEAAGAQRLQAHRAGRSAQKAAAAADATATAAAGASGEAAAAGAAGAAPGNAQQNVQNNAAGEAPATAAADAATQAVAAAQTPAATDAVTDAAATAPAAGTVIEPAAESTASATPAGTPPATPEA from the coding sequence ATGGGTTTCGAACAACTTGCCGAACTGAAGAAGCAACTGGCCGCGGCGCGAGCCGAAGCGGCGCCTGCCGCGAAGCCGGATGCAAAGCCTGGTTCCAAGCCCGGCGCCAAGCCTGCCGGCAAGGCCGGTAATAGGGCCGACGGCAGGGCCGACAGCAAGGCTGACGCGCGGCCGTCGCGCAAGCCGGCGCCGCCGCGCCGTCATGCGCATCAAGCGCCGCACGCGGAGGCGAACGCTCAAGGCGGCGCATCGGCACAGGCGCGGCCCGCCGCTCACGCGAAGCCGGCCGCGGACGCGAAGCCGGTGGACCCGGTGGTCAAATCGATCGGCCGTTTGCAGAAGCGTTTCCCGGTCGCGTTCCCGAAGAACCCGGCGCCGAAATTGCCGCTGAAGGTCGGCATTTTCGAAGACCTCGTCGTGCATGCGAAGGAGCTGTCGCTGACCGAGGCCGAGTTGCGCGACGCGATCAAGACGTGGTGCCGCGGTAGCCGTTACTGGAAGTGTCTGGTCGAAGGCGCGGCGCGCGTCGATCTGACGGGCGCCGAGGCGGGCACGGTGAGCGCGCAGGAAGCGGCGGGCGCCCAGCGTCTGCAGGCGCATCGCGCGGGGCGTAGCGCGCAGAAGGCGGCTGCGGCGGCTGATGCCACGGCAACGGCGGCGGCTGGTGCTTCCGGCGAAGCGGCGGCAGCGGGTGCGGCGGGTGCAGCGCCCGGCAACGCGCAACAGAACGTGCAAAACAACGCGGCTGGCGAAGCTCCGGCAACGGCGGCAGCAGACGCTGCCACGCAAGCTGTTGCGGCAGCGCAAACGCCTGCTGCTACAGACGCTGTGACGGATGCCGCGGCAACCGCGCCGGCTGCCGGAACCGTCATCGAACCGGCAGCCGAATCGACTGCCTCGGCCACGCCGGCCGGTACGCCGCCGGCTACGCCCGAAGCGTAA
- a CDS encoding ATP-binding protein has translation MMSASIRRRLVLLVLASIALVWGVALLTSYAQARAEVSEWEEARLAELAQILALLDQRNLTTLANARIDVREEEKGGEPGANDSDDDDALPRDALFQVRNAKGDVLAGSPPLHALAAWDLPVPSTSGAQDVTLGGQRYHSFTLRDTALGHTVRVFEPANTRSDLVSGVASRIARPTLIALPVLALLVWFSIGLSLAPLKLLSGAIRSRDVNRLEPVDIGRAPTEVRPLVDAINLLLSRLLHSLERERAFTADAAHELKTPLAAIKVQAQVALAETDTALQQLAMQRVVQGVDRSARLAEQLLLLARLDAHETLSTAPLRPAAVARDALLANERNAQQKAIHVTLSGDTRAEIDAEPVLIGILLDNLLDNAIKYGQPGGTIEVAVRHADDRVCLTVRDDGPGVAAGDLDRLTNRFFRATGNQATGSGLGLSIVARIAEHFGADLRLGAGIGARGLSVEVSFPAYAAVR, from the coding sequence GTGATGTCCGCATCGATCCGCCGGCGCCTCGTACTGCTGGTGCTCGCCAGCATCGCGCTGGTCTGGGGCGTCGCGCTGCTCACCAGCTACGCGCAGGCGCGAGCCGAAGTGAGCGAATGGGAAGAGGCGCGTCTCGCGGAACTCGCGCAGATTCTCGCGCTGCTCGATCAGCGCAACCTGACCACCCTGGCCAACGCGCGCATCGACGTGCGCGAGGAAGAAAAAGGCGGCGAACCCGGCGCGAACGATAGCGACGACGACGACGCGCTGCCGCGCGACGCCCTCTTCCAGGTGCGCAACGCGAAGGGCGACGTTCTCGCCGGCAGCCCGCCGCTGCATGCGCTCGCCGCATGGGATCTGCCGGTGCCATCCACGAGCGGCGCGCAGGACGTGACGCTCGGCGGCCAGCGCTATCACTCGTTCACCCTGCGCGACACCGCGCTGGGCCATACGGTGCGTGTTTTCGAACCGGCCAACACGCGCAGCGACCTGGTGAGCGGCGTCGCGAGCCGCATCGCGCGGCCCACGCTGATCGCGCTGCCGGTGCTCGCGTTGCTGGTGTGGTTCAGCATCGGCCTGAGTCTCGCGCCGCTCAAGCTGCTGTCGGGGGCGATCCGTTCGCGCGACGTGAACCGGCTCGAACCCGTCGATATCGGCCGCGCGCCGACCGAGGTGCGGCCGCTCGTCGATGCGATCAATCTGCTGCTGTCGCGTCTGCTGCACTCGCTGGAACGCGAACGCGCGTTCACCGCCGACGCCGCCCACGAACTGAAGACGCCGCTCGCCGCGATCAAGGTGCAGGCGCAGGTGGCGCTGGCCGAAACCGACACCGCGTTGCAGCAGCTTGCGATGCAGCGCGTGGTGCAAGGTGTCGATCGCAGCGCGCGGCTCGCCGAACAGTTGCTGCTGCTCGCGCGGCTCGACGCGCACGAAACGCTCTCCACCGCGCCGCTGCGTCCCGCCGCCGTCGCGCGCGACGCGCTGCTCGCCAACGAACGCAATGCCCAGCAGAAGGCCATCCACGTGACGCTGAGCGGCGACACGCGCGCGGAGATCGACGCGGAGCCGGTGCTGATCGGCATCCTGCTCGACAACCTGCTGGACAACGCGATCAAGTACGGGCAGCCGGGCGGCACGATCGAAGTGGCCGTGCGGCATGCGGACGATCGCGTGTGCCTGACCGTGCGCGACGACGGACCCGGCGTCGCGGCCGGCGACCTCGACCGTCTGACGAATCGTTTCTTTCGCGCGACCGGCAATCAGGCGACCGGCAGCGGCCTGGGACTCTCGATCGTCGCGCGGATCGCCGAGCATTTCGGCGCGGATCTGCGGCTCGGGGCGGGGATCGGGGCGCGTGGCTTGTCGGTGGAGGTGTCGTTTCCGGCGTATGCGGCGGTGCGGTGA
- a CDS encoding lysylphosphatidylglycerol synthase domain-containing protein, giving the protein MKHLGRAAALAGLLASLWLVWHENPAAVLGALRVAGAGLLLAALVHVLPMLANACDWRSLIRGANRPGVARMLHTVWVRESVNCMLPVARIGGEVVGFRLLRRRGVRPAMAIGSIIVDMQLTVISQLLFTMVGIGFLFAHAHSGALRLASQLAWGVVVLTPLFVLFAVMQHASPFERIGRVLERMTSGKLAALVGPSARIDQTIKLIWRRRAVVLRYLFFWQPLQCFLTSLEIWLALYFLGERITLVEAVVIESLIQAISSAAFFVPGALGVQEGGFILIGGALGLDPSLCLALAGARRIRDLVMYVPGLIAWQFAEAGRPATDFAQQAGLAPPGEPRITGEAAQR; this is encoded by the coding sequence ATGAAGCACCTCGGCCGCGCCGCCGCGCTCGCCGGCTTGCTGGCGTCGCTCTGGCTCGTCTGGCACGAGAACCCCGCCGCCGTGCTCGGCGCGCTGCGGGTCGCCGGCGCGGGGCTGCTGCTCGCCGCGCTCGTGCATGTGCTGCCGATGCTCGCCAACGCCTGCGACTGGCGCTCGCTGATTCGCGGCGCGAACCGGCCGGGCGTCGCGCGCATGCTGCATACCGTCTGGGTGCGCGAATCGGTCAACTGCATGCTGCCGGTCGCGCGGATCGGCGGCGAGGTGGTGGGCTTCCGCCTGCTCAGGCGGCGCGGCGTGCGGCCTGCGATGGCGATCGGCAGCATCATCGTCGACATGCAGCTCACGGTGATCAGCCAGTTGCTGTTCACGATGGTGGGTATCGGCTTTCTGTTCGCGCATGCGCACTCCGGCGCGCTGCGGCTCGCATCGCAGCTGGCGTGGGGCGTGGTGGTGCTGACGCCGCTCTTCGTGCTGTTCGCGGTGATGCAGCATGCGAGTCCGTTCGAACGTATCGGCCGCGTTCTAGAGCGCATGACGAGCGGCAAGCTCGCGGCGCTGGTGGGGCCATCGGCGCGCATCGATCAGACAATCAAGCTGATCTGGCGGCGCCGCGCGGTGGTGCTGCGCTATCTGTTCTTCTGGCAGCCGTTGCAGTGCTTTCTGACTTCGCTGGAAATCTGGCTTGCGCTGTATTTTCTCGGCGAGCGCATCACGCTGGTGGAAGCGGTCGTGATCGAATCGCTGATCCAGGCGATCAGCAGCGCCGCGTTCTTCGTGCCGGGCGCGCTCGGCGTGCAGGAGGGCGGTTTCATTCTGATCGGCGGCGCGCTTGGCCTCGATCCTTCGCTATGCCTCGCGCTGGCCGGCGCACGGCGCATCCGCGATCTGGTGATGTACGTGCCGGGGTTGATCGCATGGCAGTTCGCGGAAGCGGGCAGGCCGGCGACCGATTTCGCGCAGCAGGCCGGACTGGCGCCGCCGGGCGAGCCGCGCATCACCGGCGAGGCGGCGCAGCGTTGA